A region from the Rufibacter sp. DG15C genome encodes:
- a CDS encoding patatin-like phospholipase family protein, translating into MHRSYFFSCLLLLLLGVGLQNSSAQKVGLVLSGGGAKGLAHVGVLKVLEKNQIPIDYIVGTSMGAVVGSLYAAGYSPQDIEDLVLSPKFQYWVSGKQLEDRAFNYFSLDPSPAALRLPLTLKSSLKVQTTGGLISDVNLNYALASTLAAGGAIANYDFDQLFVPFRALTAEIFTRQQIVQRKGSLADAVRNSMAVPLAFRPIRQSDGRYLFDGGLFNNFPTDVMRSEFKPDVIIGVNVGDVSFKKYPHEKDDEILGTSLVFLSFDVADTLAVGKNGILIQPDLEGYGTTDFAKVKELIDLGTQATEAKLDLVKQRINRRVDTVDLVKRRAAFQKNAPPTRFDRVRVSGLKENQNEYVRKFFRKKGDHYTIDEIEEGYYRLAANDFFRGIYPRIQFDPATKGYVLSVDAQQSNNATAEVGAVFSTRPVDNLYMGIEYRHLTKLLYTVGMNANVGRFYTAGQFGFRVNVPSKLPFYIEPSVLYSSLNYQNTSSIFDREAASTQVRQRDFKVGLQAGLSHNFRGRFVVDGAWFSNEDEYANIEDVSSDDKLDETDLSGLTTAFRFERNSLNRKMYSTKGHRAVLGLRAVQATELYRPGSTSLMLEGREEDHKWLQFSATYEGYYESENRKSSWGYFAEGMVSTQGRFSNFRSSLTSAPTFLPLPDSRTLFLDNYRATRYGAVGLRFSRNFLTKFEWRTEAFTHVIHQPLQEGPEQMALRKNSFSRPYLTASTGIIMQLPIGPAALHFIHYDNDAHRWSVFGHVGFLLYRGRNLQ; encoded by the coding sequence ATGCATCGTTCTTACTTCTTCTCTTGCCTGTTGCTTCTCCTGTTGGGGGTGGGACTACAAAACAGTTCTGCCCAAAAAGTGGGGTTGGTCTTAAGCGGGGGCGGCGCCAAAGGTCTGGCCCACGTGGGCGTCCTTAAGGTGCTGGAGAAAAACCAGATTCCCATTGATTACATTGTGGGTACCAGCATGGGTGCCGTAGTGGGCTCTCTATATGCCGCGGGGTACTCGCCGCAAGACATTGAAGACCTGGTGCTGTCGCCTAAGTTCCAATACTGGGTGTCTGGCAAGCAACTGGAGGACCGCGCCTTCAACTACTTCAGCTTAGACCCGTCACCGGCGGCGCTTAGGTTGCCGCTTACCCTCAAATCCAGCTTGAAAGTACAGACCACCGGCGGCCTTATCAGTGACGTGAACCTGAACTACGCCTTGGCTTCTACGCTGGCCGCGGGCGGGGCCATTGCCAACTATGACTTTGACCAGCTTTTTGTACCGTTCAGGGCTTTGACCGCTGAGATTTTTACCCGCCAGCAGATTGTTCAGCGCAAAGGCTCTTTGGCAGATGCTGTGCGTAACTCCATGGCAGTGCCCCTGGCGTTCAGACCCATCAGGCAGTCAGACGGGCGGTATCTGTTTGACGGCGGATTGTTCAACAATTTTCCTACAGACGTGATGCGCTCAGAGTTTAAGCCAGATGTCATTATTGGGGTGAACGTGGGAGATGTCTCTTTCAAAAAGTATCCGCATGAGAAGGATGACGAAATCCTGGGCACGTCCTTGGTCTTCCTGAGTTTTGACGTGGCAGATACTTTAGCAGTAGGTAAAAATGGGATTCTCATTCAGCCAGATTTGGAAGGATACGGCACCACAGACTTCGCCAAGGTGAAAGAACTCATTGACCTGGGTACGCAAGCCACCGAGGCCAAACTAGATCTAGTAAAACAGCGCATCAACCGCAGAGTAGACACCGTGGATCTGGTCAAGCGAAGAGCCGCCTTCCAGAAGAATGCGCCTCCTACCCGCTTTGACCGCGTGCGCGTATCTGGCCTTAAGGAAAATCAGAATGAGTATGTGCGCAAGTTCTTCCGGAAGAAGGGTGACCACTACACCATAGATGAGATTGAGGAAGGCTATTACCGCTTGGCGGCCAATGATTTCTTTAGAGGCATCTACCCGCGCATTCAGTTTGACCCGGCCACCAAAGGCTATGTTTTGAGTGTAGACGCGCAGCAGAGCAACAACGCCACCGCCGAGGTAGGCGCGGTTTTCAGCACCAGGCCTGTGGATAACTTGTACATGGGCATTGAGTACCGCCACTTGACCAAGCTCTTGTACACCGTGGGCATGAACGCCAACGTTGGTCGGTTTTACACGGCTGGCCAGTTTGGATTTAGGGTCAACGTACCGTCTAAGCTGCCTTTCTACATAGAGCCATCTGTGCTGTATAGCAGTTTAAATTACCAAAACACCAGTTCCATCTTTGACCGGGAAGCCGCCAGCACCCAGGTAAGGCAGCGCGATTTCAAGGTGGGCTTGCAAGCCGGACTCAGTCATAATTTTAGAGGCAGGTTTGTGGTTGACGGCGCCTGGTTCTCCAATGAGGATGAATACGCCAACATTGAGGACGTTTCTTCTGATGACAAACTAGACGAAACCGATTTAAGCGGACTCACCACAGCCTTTAGGTTTGAGCGCAATTCCTTAAACAGAAAAATGTATTCCACCAAGGGCCACCGCGCGGTACTGGGCTTAAGGGCCGTGCAAGCCACAGAGTTGTACAGACCGGGTTCTACCTCCCTTATGCTGGAAGGTCGCGAGGAAGACCACAAATGGCTACAATTCTCTGCCACCTATGAGGGCTATTATGAATCTGAGAACCGCAAAAGCAGCTGGGGGTACTTTGCCGAAGGAATGGTGAGCACGCAGGGCCGGTTCTCTAACTTTAGGTCTTCTTTGACCAGTGCGCCTACGTTCTTGCCGTTGCCAGATTCTCGTACGCTGTTTTTAGACAACTACCGGGCTACGCGCTATGGGGCGGTGGGCCTTAGGTTCTCTAGAAATTTCCTGACCAAGTTTGAATGGCGCACCGAGGCCTTTACCCACGTCATCCATCAACCTTTGCAGGAAGGCCCAGAACAGATGGCCCTCCGGAAGAATAGCTTCAGCAGACCTTACTTGACGGCTAGCACGGGTATCATAATGCAATTGCCCATTGGCCCTGCCGCCCTGCACTTTATCCACTATGACAATGACGCCCACCGCTGGTCTGTGTTTGGTCACGTAGGCTTCTTGTTGTACAGAGGCAGGAACCTACAATAG